The following are from one region of the Rosistilla carotiformis genome:
- a CDS encoding NIPSNAP family protein: MIRTLVSFLIMGVMMPQAFAVEGKQYFELREYKLKSDADPTLLDAYLSDALLPALNRMGIETVGLFKTDTSTEQESRFVLIPLASAGQVAEIPATLANDDAYAKAAADYNKTEPSTPIIDRVRSELLIAFDVMPKLNVPEICKTKQQRIFELRTYESATEHRGDLKVEMFNSGEVPIFLDCGIQPIFFGQALVGDRIPNLTYMTVYPNQEAKDEGWKKFRVHPDWKVLSKKERYANTVSTIHKWNLLPLPASQL; this comes from the coding sequence ATGATTCGCACTCTCGTTTCCTTTCTCATCATGGGTGTCATGATGCCCCAAGCATTCGCCGTCGAAGGCAAGCAGTATTTCGAACTCCGCGAATACAAACTGAAGAGCGACGCCGATCCGACGTTGTTGGACGCGTATTTGTCCGACGCATTGCTGCCCGCTTTGAACCGGATGGGAATCGAAACCGTGGGGCTTTTCAAAACCGATACCAGCACCGAACAGGAGTCGCGTTTCGTTCTGATCCCGCTCGCGAGCGCCGGCCAAGTTGCCGAAATCCCAGCCACGCTGGCTAACGACGATGCGTATGCCAAAGCGGCTGCCGATTACAACAAAACCGAACCGTCGACACCGATCATCGATCGAGTTCGCAGCGAACTGTTGATCGCCTTCGACGTGATGCCGAAACTGAACGTGCCCGAAATTTGCAAAACGAAACAGCAACGAATCTTCGAACTTCGTACCTACGAAAGCGCCACCGAACATCGCGGCGATCTGAAAGTGGAGATGTTCAATTCGGGTGAGGTTCCGATTTTCTTGGACTGTGGAATCCAACCGATCTTCTTTGGCCAAGCTCTCGTCGGCGACCGGATTCCCAACCTGACGTACATGACCGTTTATCCGAACCAAGAGGCCAAGGATGAAGGCTGGAAAAAATTCCGTGTTCATCCCGACTGGAAAGTCTTGAGCAAGAAGGAACGTTATGCCAACACCGTTAGCACGATCCACAAATGGAACCTGTTACCGCTGCCCGCAAGCCAGTTGTAA